One genomic segment of Synechocystis sp. LKSZ1 includes these proteins:
- a CDS encoding hemolysin family protein: MSSIAFEIFLILVLIIANGVFSGSEIAIVSARKVRLEQLAKQGNRKARLALKLANSPNNFLSAVQIGITLIGILSGAVGGATVAQRLGVFLRDVPLLQTYSEPLSIFIVVTLITYLSLVIGELVPKRIALSHPEQLACQMAPAMQGLSRLTAPIVYLLGASTDTLLALLGVKSNESSPITEEEIRVLIEQGTQAGMFEEAEQEMVERVFRLGDRPIKTLMTPRTAIAWLDVDAPWEENQKEISETPYSRFPVGQDSLDDCLGFVRVKDILNAQWQGPVDLRRLVQPPIFVAESTRSLNVLEMFRQSGTHIALITDEYGGIEGLVTLNDLIEAIVGNIPNDDEIEEPQIIQREDGSWLLDGLLSIDQFKELFDRETLANEAEGNYHTLGGFIIETLGKIPQSGDYFLSDGLRLEVVDMDGIRIDKVLVSQLPSSEADDDPRAESETSEI, translated from the coding sequence ATGTCTTCTATCGCCTTTGAAATTTTCCTGATCCTAGTGCTAATCATTGCTAATGGTGTTTTCTCGGGATCGGAAATTGCCATTGTCTCTGCCCGCAAGGTTCGGCTAGAACAGTTGGCCAAACAAGGAAATCGGAAGGCCCGTCTGGCACTAAAACTGGCTAATTCCCCTAATAATTTTTTATCAGCGGTACAAATCGGGATTACCCTCATCGGCATCTTGAGTGGGGCAGTGGGGGGAGCCACAGTGGCTCAGCGTCTCGGGGTTTTTCTCCGCGACGTTCCCCTCCTACAGACCTATAGTGAACCCCTCAGTATTTTCATTGTTGTCACTCTGATTACCTACCTTTCCTTGGTGATCGGGGAATTAGTTCCCAAGCGGATTGCCCTCAGCCACCCGGAACAGTTGGCCTGTCAGATGGCCCCCGCGATGCAGGGCTTGTCACGGCTAACGGCCCCTATCGTTTATCTTTTAGGCGCTTCTACGGATACGCTCCTAGCTTTACTCGGGGTGAAAAGTAATGAAAGTAGCCCGATTACTGAGGAAGAAATTAGAGTCTTGATCGAGCAGGGAACCCAGGCCGGCATGTTCGAGGAAGCCGAGCAGGAAATGGTAGAACGAGTGTTTCGCCTTGGTGACCGTCCCATTAAAACCCTGATGACTCCCCGCACAGCTATTGCTTGGTTGGATGTGGATGCTCCCTGGGAAGAAAATCAAAAGGAGATCTCTGAAACCCCCTATTCCCGCTTTCCCGTTGGCCAGGACAGTTTAGATGATTGCCTCGGTTTTGTCCGGGTAAAAGATATTCTCAATGCCCAGTGGCAAGGCCCTGTCGATCTCCGTCGGCTGGTTCAACCCCCGATTTTTGTCGCAGAGAGTACCCGTTCTCTCAATGTACTAGAAATGTTTCGCCAGTCTGGCACCCACATTGCTCTGATCACGGATGAATACGGCGGCATTGAGGGCCTGGTCACTCTGAATGATCTGATTGAAGCCATTGTGGGTAATATTCCCAACGATGATGAAATTGAGGAGCCGCAAATTATCCAACGAGAGGATGGCTCCTGGCTATTGGACGGTCTACTTTCCATCGATCAGTTTAAAGAACTCTTTGACCGAGAAACCCTTGCCAATGAAGCAGAGGGCAACTACCACACCCTCGGCGGTTTTATCATTGAAACCCTCGGCAAAATCCCCCAATCTGGGGATTACTTTCTTTCCGATGGTCTGCGTCTCGAAGTCGTTGATATGGATGGGATTCGGATCGATAAAGTGCTAGTCAGCCAACTTCCTTCCTCCGAGGCCGATGACGATCCCAGGGCCGAATCCGAGACCTCTGAAATTTGA
- a CDS encoding shikimate dehydrogenase, with translation MPTITGKTKLLGVIGHPVSHSLSPLMQNAAITALGIDWVYVAWPIHPTELTMAVAGLAAIGVQGFNITIPHKQAIIPLLQQLTPVAQQVGAVNTVWRTEAGWHGTNTDVAGFISPLQALNQNWSSVTPVVLGNGGAARAIVVGLAQLGCPCIQVVGRDLDKLTVFKTSWPDPALEKLLEVYGWDALERLIPATQLLVNTTPIGMAPDVTASPVSDELMKTLSPQAIVYDLIYTPRPTHFLQQAKRQGAITLDGLEMLVQQGAAALEIWTGQAAPVAVMREALQTYLE, from the coding sequence ATGCCGACCATTACGGGCAAAACAAAACTCCTGGGGGTGATTGGCCATCCCGTCAGTCATTCCCTGTCTCCCCTGATGCAGAATGCCGCTATTACAGCTCTGGGTATCGATTGGGTTTACGTGGCCTGGCCCATCCATCCGACAGAATTAACTATGGCTGTGGCCGGCCTCGCCGCTATTGGCGTCCAGGGTTTTAATATCACCATTCCCCACAAGCAAGCCATTATTCCTCTCCTGCAGCAGTTAACCCCCGTTGCGCAACAGGTCGGCGCTGTTAATACTGTTTGGCGAACTGAAGCGGGCTGGCACGGTACCAATACGGACGTTGCCGGTTTTATTTCTCCTCTTCAGGCGTTAAACCAAAACTGGTCTTCCGTGACCCCCGTTGTTTTAGGTAATGGTGGCGCGGCCCGGGCCATTGTCGTCGGCCTAGCTCAATTGGGCTGTCCTTGTATCCAAGTGGTGGGGCGTGATTTGGATAAACTGACAGTATTTAAGACCAGTTGGCCTGACCCGGCCCTGGAAAAGCTTCTGGAAGTTTATGGTTGGGATGCATTAGAGCGTTTGATTCCAGCTACTCAACTATTAGTTAATACTACCCCTATTGGCATGGCCCCGGATGTCACCGCTTCCCCCGTTAGCGATGAACTGATGAAAACGTTGTCGCCCCAGGCCATTGTTTATGATTTGATCTATACGCCTAGACCCACTCACTTTTTGCAACAGGCTAAGCGTCAAGGGGCGATAACCCTGGATGGCCTTGAAATGCTTGTACAACAGGGAGCGGCCGCGCTAGAAATTTGGACGGGCCAAGCGGCCCCGGTGGCGGTCATGCGGGAGGCGTTGCAGACCTACCTGGAGTAA
- a CDS encoding glycerate kinase translates to MKILLAPDSFKGTLTALQVCQIIRDELQETFTVDSHPLADGGEGTLLALAACLTSAQWIKHLVCGPLPSQPVEAAYLWLPESQVAVVEMAQASGLTLLTPSEQNPELTTTYGTGELITQALARHPQKVILALGGSATNDAGLGMLMALGWQCLDANSDAIPLGGQGLSRLQQIIPPSDFKLPPVELWSDVTNPLYGPQGAAYVYGPQKGADSAMVERLDLGLRNVAQILKQETGFEANFPGAGAAGGLGAGAVWGLQAQLKSGFQAIAELTGLEQKLQACDLVITGEGFLDVQSWQGKVVSGVWQLAQKYGKPLVILAGQSSFEHYPGVAQIISLVGPDISAEQACQSPASALKQRCQELKKSLVWT, encoded by the coding sequence ATGAAAATTTTACTAGCTCCGGATTCTTTTAAAGGAACCCTAACCGCTCTCCAGGTTTGTCAAATTATCCGGGATGAACTGCAGGAGACTTTCACCGTTGACAGTCATCCCCTAGCCGATGGGGGAGAGGGAACACTGCTGGCCCTAGCCGCTTGTTTAACCAGTGCTCAATGGATAAAGCATTTGGTCTGTGGCCCGTTACCCTCCCAGCCGGTTGAGGCCGCCTATCTCTGGCTCCCCGAATCTCAAGTTGCCGTAGTGGAAATGGCCCAGGCCAGCGGTCTGACATTGCTAACCCCCTCAGAACAGAATCCGGAGTTAACCACCACCTACGGTACCGGAGAATTAATTACCCAGGCCTTAGCTCGGCATCCTCAAAAAGTGATTTTGGCCCTCGGCGGTTCGGCCACCAATGATGCGGGTCTAGGGATGTTGATGGCCCTGGGTTGGCAATGTTTAGATGCCAATAGCGACGCCATTCCCCTCGGGGGCCAGGGCCTATCTCGATTGCAACAAATTATTCCTCCCTCCGATTTTAAACTACCCCCCGTAGAACTCTGGAGCGATGTGACCAATCCTCTCTACGGCCCCCAAGGAGCCGCCTATGTTTATGGCCCTCAAAAAGGAGCTGATAGCGCCATGGTGGAGCGTCTTGATCTGGGCCTACGCAACGTTGCCCAAATCTTAAAACAAGAAACTGGCTTTGAGGCCAATTTTCCAGGGGCCGGGGCCGCCGGGGGATTAGGGGCCGGAGCCGTATGGGGATTGCAGGCCCAACTCAAATCAGGATTTCAGGCCATTGCTGAGTTGACGGGCCTTGAACAGAAGCTCCAGGCCTGTGACCTGGTGATTACCGGTGAAGGCTTTCTGGACGTTCAAAGCTGGCAAGGCAAAGTCGTCTCGGGGGTCTGGCAGTTGGCCCAAAAGTACGGTAAACCCCTGGTGATTCTGGCTGGTCAATCTAGCTTCGAGCATTATCCTGGGGTTGCTCAGATTATTTCCCTGGTCGGGCCAGACATTAGTGCTGAACAGGCCTGTCAAAGCCCCGCCTCAGCCTTAAAGCAACGATGTCAAGAACTTAAAAAAAGTTTGGTATGGACGTAA
- a CDS encoding DnaJ domain-containing protein — translation MISFPIKQGLFKYDVMDHHAILGTPLDATSQQIRQSYLKIAHILHPDTCKTEDESQKKLAEKLFSKLVNPAYEILSRENSRTEHLLIASQTARNLTQERTSLVQASPDTQKLWAAKNNPELVYRQLLNPLIRDLYGDLEQVFSKIAHLSDLNLVFLLLKAETPAKVIAQSQRTIVQSERTASSSAPIPEPPKAEPVKLSPQETYLRRAQDYYEKGQYNAAIGELREILKLDPKHSQAHCLLGMAYLKNSMLTMAKVHIKTAVELDPQNPQIMMAKRELDKQTLSDTQKSASKDSKGGFLGGLFGNKKK, via the coding sequence ATGATTTCATTCCCCATTAAGCAAGGCCTCTTTAAGTATGACGTGATGGATCACCATGCCATTTTAGGGACTCCCCTCGATGCGACCTCCCAGCAGATTCGACAATCCTACTTAAAAATTGCTCACATCCTGCATCCGGATACCTGCAAAACAGAGGATGAGTCTCAAAAAAAACTAGCCGAAAAACTTTTTTCTAAGTTAGTGAATCCGGCCTATGAAATTCTCTCTCGGGAAAATAGTCGTACGGAACACCTACTCATTGCCTCCCAAACAGCTCGCAATCTGACCCAGGAGCGCACTTCTCTTGTTCAGGCCTCTCCAGATACCCAAAAGCTATGGGCCGCTAAAAACAATCCAGAACTAGTCTATCGCCAACTCCTGAACCCATTGATTCGTGACCTTTACGGTGATTTAGAGCAAGTTTTTAGCAAAATTGCCCATCTTAGTGACCTTAATCTCGTCTTTTTACTACTCAAAGCAGAAACCCCTGCCAAGGTCATTGCCCAATCCCAACGCACAATAGTTCAAAGCGAACGGACAGCGAGTAGTTCTGCGCCAATACCCGAACCGCCGAAGGCAGAACCCGTTAAACTGTCTCCCCAGGAAACCTATCTGCGCCGTGCCCAAGATTACTATGAAAAGGGCCAGTACAATGCGGCCATTGGAGAACTGCGGGAAATTTTGAAGCTAGACCCCAAACATAGTCAGGCCCATTGTTTACTGGGGATGGCTTACCTAAAAAATAGTATGCTGACCATGGCTAAAGTTCACATCAAGACAGCAGTGGAACTCGATCCCCAGAATCCACAAATCATGATGGCTAAGCGGGAATTAGACAAACAAACCCTATCAGATACCCAAAAATCCGCTAGCAAGGATAGCAAAGGCGGCTTTCTGGGCGGGCTCTTTGGTAACAAAAAGAAATAG
- a CDS encoding inositol monophosphatase family protein → MLDRKSLKTWLEIATEAALAAGVVLEDCYGKLTQIQEKGQAGNLVTEADQQAEAIILEILSRHCPDHAILAEESGYSGRETDTCLWAIDPLDGTTNYAHGYPLSCISLGLLVEGVPVVGVIYNPFRQELFQAAQGLGAYLNRRPIRVSQTKDLGKSLLVSGFAYDRRETADNNYAEFCYLTHQTQGVRRSGSAAIDLADVACGRLDGYWERGINPWDIAAGIILVQEAGGQVSAYDGSPLVLASGRILATNGPIHGALSQALEDASAWFQALTSPPKASIP, encoded by the coding sequence ATGCTGGATCGGAAATCGTTAAAAACCTGGCTAGAAATTGCCACAGAGGCGGCCCTGGCGGCAGGCGTTGTCCTAGAGGATTGCTACGGCAAGCTGACTCAGATTCAAGAAAAGGGCCAGGCCGGTAATTTGGTCACGGAGGCTGACCAACAAGCAGAGGCGATCATTCTAGAAATTCTGTCGCGCCACTGTCCTGACCATGCCATTTTAGCCGAGGAATCGGGCTATTCTGGTCGGGAAACGGATACTTGCCTGTGGGCCATTGACCCTCTGGATGGCACGACGAATTATGCCCATGGTTATCCTCTCTCTTGTATTTCTCTGGGCCTGTTGGTGGAGGGCGTTCCCGTCGTCGGGGTCATTTATAACCCCTTCCGGCAGGAGTTGTTCCAGGCGGCCCAAGGTCTGGGGGCCTATCTCAATCGCCGTCCGATTCGAGTTTCCCAAACAAAGGATTTGGGCAAAAGCCTCTTAGTGTCAGGGTTTGCCTACGACCGTCGAGAAACGGCAGACAATAATTATGCAGAATTCTGCTACCTGACCCACCAAACCCAGGGCGTCCGGCGCAGTGGCTCGGCAGCCATTGATTTAGCAGATGTGGCCTGTGGCCGTCTCGATGGCTATTGGGAGCGGGGCATTAATCCTTGGGATATTGCCGCGGGTATTATCTTGGTTCAGGAAGCTGGGGGCCAGGTTAGTGCCTACGATGGGAGTCCTCTAGTGTTGGCCTCTGGTCGAATTTTGGCCACCAATGGCCCTATCCATGGGGCCCTTAGTCAGGCTTTAGAAGACGCTTCGGCCTGGTTTCAAGCTTTGACAAGTCCCCCAAAAGCTAGTATTCCCTGA
- a CDS encoding 2Fe-2S iron-sulfur cluster-binding protein, whose amino-acid sequence MAQFYRLRVHHRQTGEIHDLTVASDRYILHQAEHQGYELPFSCRNGACTSCAVRIRSGEVFQPEAVGLSQELRDRGYALLCVSYARSDLEVETQDEDEVYELQFGRYFGGGRVRFGLPLEDD is encoded by the coding sequence ATGGCCCAGTTTTACCGTCTCCGTGTCCACCATCGCCAAACCGGGGAAATCCACGATCTAACCGTTGCCAGCGACCGCTACATCCTGCACCAAGCGGAACACCAGGGCTATGAACTGCCCTTTTCCTGTCGCAACGGGGCCTGTACCAGTTGTGCGGTGCGGATTCGGTCAGGAGAGGTTTTCCAACCCGAAGCCGTCGGTCTCTCCCAAGAATTACGAGACCGGGGTTATGCTCTGCTCTGTGTGAGCTACGCTCGCTCTGACCTAGAAGTGGAGACTCAGGACGAGGATGAAGTCTATGAACTGCAATTTGGCCGTTATTTTGGCGGTGGCCGCGTCCGTTTTGGCCTACCGTTAGAAGATGATTAG
- a CDS encoding Hsp20/alpha crystallin family protein: MALLRWQPLRELDTLQHEMNRLFDTLSPQGLLKEGDGWPSFMPPAEITETPEALHLKVEIPGLQAEDINVEVTRDSVSLSGERRSETRAEEKGVTRTEFRYGKFERVIPLPSKVDNTQVTAEYKDGILTLTLPKAEEEKNRVVKVNLG; this comes from the coding sequence ATGGCATTACTCCGTTGGCAACCCCTCAGGGAATTAGATACCCTACAACATGAAATGAACCGTCTCTTCGATACCCTCAGTCCCCAGGGCCTTTTAAAAGAAGGTGACGGCTGGCCGAGTTTCATGCCCCCGGCGGAAATTACGGAAACGCCTGAAGCTCTTCATCTTAAAGTCGAAATTCCTGGCCTACAGGCGGAAGATATTAACGTTGAAGTCACCCGTGATAGCGTCAGCCTTAGTGGCGAACGGCGTTCTGAAACCCGTGCGGAAGAAAAAGGCGTAACCCGTACTGAATTCCGTTATGGCAAATTTGAACGGGTCATTCCCCTACCCAGCAAGGTAGACAATACCCAAGTCACGGCGGAATACAAAGACGGTATCCTCACTCTAACGCTCCCTAAAGCGGAAGAAGAAAAAAACCGCGTCGTTAAAGTGAACTTAGGTTAG
- the gatB gene encoding Asp-tRNA(Asn)/Glu-tRNA(Gln) amidotransferase subunit GatB: MTATAVKTDYEAVIGLETHCQLNTASKIFCQCSTQFNSPPNTNVCPVCLGYPGVLPVLNQAVLAAAVKLGLAINGQIAPYSKFDRKQYFYPDLPKNYQISQYDLPIVEQGSLEIELVDKKSKQVTRKTIGITRLHMEEDAGKLVHAGSDRLAGSTHSLVDFNRTGVPLLEIVSEPDLRSGQEAAEYAQALRQLVRYLGISDGNMQEGSLRCDVNISVRPVGQAKFGTKVEIKNMNSFSAIQKAIEYEIERQIEALENGEAIVQETRLWEEGSQRTISMRKKEGSSDYRYFPEPDLPPLEVSEAQKQAWLAELPELPAAKRSRYEVEFGLSAYDAQVLTEDREVAEYFEKAVQAGGNAKLVANWITQDIAAYVNTNKINIGDLAFTPQGLAELVMLIEKGTISGKIAKEILPELLEKGGSPQKVVEAKGMTQLSDPAELGRIIAEILAAHPKELEKYRSGKGNMKGFFVGQVMKQTSGRADPKLTNQLLEQQLAEA; encoded by the coding sequence ATGACCGCTACCGCCGTTAAGACTGACTACGAAGCCGTCATTGGCCTAGAAACCCACTGTCAACTGAATACTGCCAGTAAAATCTTCTGTCAGTGCTCTACCCAGTTCAACAGTCCCCCTAACACTAACGTTTGTCCTGTGTGTTTGGGCTATCCAGGGGTCTTGCCCGTCCTCAATCAAGCGGTGCTGGCGGCGGCGGTTAAACTCGGCCTGGCCATTAACGGCCAGATTGCCCCCTACAGTAAATTTGACCGGAAGCAATATTTTTATCCAGACTTGCCGAAAAATTATCAAATTTCCCAGTACGACCTGCCCATTGTCGAGCAGGGTTCCCTGGAAATTGAATTAGTTGATAAAAAAAGCAAACAAGTTACGCGCAAAACCATCGGCATTACCCGTCTCCACATGGAAGAGGATGCCGGGAAATTAGTCCATGCAGGCAGTGATCGTCTGGCAGGCTCAACCCACTCCCTGGTAGATTTCAATCGCACGGGGGTGCCTTTGTTGGAAATCGTCTCGGAACCCGACCTCCGCTCGGGCCAGGAAGCCGCTGAATACGCCCAGGCCCTGCGTCAACTGGTACGGTACCTGGGGATCAGTGATGGCAACATGCAGGAAGGCTCCCTCCGCTGTGATGTCAATATCTCGGTGCGGCCCGTCGGCCAAGCTAAATTTGGTACGAAGGTAGAAATCAAGAATATGAACTCCTTCAGCGCCATTCAAAAGGCCATTGAGTACGAAATTGAACGACAAATCGAGGCCCTGGAAAACGGAGAGGCCATTGTCCAAGAAACTCGTCTCTGGGAAGAAGGCAGTCAACGGACGATCAGTATGCGGAAAAAAGAAGGTTCTAGCGATTATCGATATTTCCCCGAACCTGACCTGCCCCCCCTAGAAGTCTCCGAAGCGCAAAAACAGGCCTGGTTAGCAGAACTGCCTGAACTTCCCGCCGCCAAACGAAGTCGCTATGAAGTCGAGTTTGGTCTCTCGGCCTACGATGCGCAGGTATTAACGGAAGACCGTGAGGTGGCTGAATATTTTGAAAAAGCTGTTCAGGCCGGTGGCAACGCAAAATTAGTCGCTAACTGGATTACCCAAGACATTGCGGCCTACGTCAATACCAACAAAATCAACATCGGAGACTTAGCTTTCACTCCCCAGGGCCTGGCGGAACTAGTGATGTTGATTGAAAAAGGCACCATCAGCGGCAAAATTGCCAAGGAAATCCTACCGGAATTGCTAGAAAAAGGAGGCTCTCCTCAAAAAGTGGTCGAGGCCAAGGGGATGACCCAACTCTCAGATCCGGCAGAATTGGGCCGTATCATTGCCGAAATTTTGGCCGCCCATCCCAAGGAACTAGAGAAATACCGGAGCGGCAAGGGCAACATGAAAGGGTTTTTTGTCGGTCAAGTGATGAAACAAACCAGTGGTCGGGCCGACCCGAAATTAACCAACCAGCTCTTGGAACAGCAGTTAGCGGAGGCCTAG
- a CDS encoding phosphoribosyltransferase family protein produces the protein MERLPNRLWAGQQLADQLQGLIQHEPGLVLALPRGGVPVAYPIARQLGWPLDVCLVRKLGAPGQPELAMGAITLGGLRVINQDIVDYLKITTTEIARVQQEEEQEIARRNACYRRGLPLPVLKGKTVILVDDGVATGATLQGAIAITEQQGPRQLIVAVPVIAPDSYQQLCQRVDRVFCLLQPAPLQSIGLWYEDFSQVPDEVVCHYLNLALRLQNPPA, from the coding sequence ATGGAACGACTACCGAATCGTCTTTGGGCCGGACAACAGCTAGCGGATCAGTTGCAAGGATTGATTCAGCATGAACCGGGATTAGTCCTCGCTTTACCCAGGGGCGGAGTCCCGGTTGCTTATCCCATTGCGCGTCAGTTGGGATGGCCCTTGGATGTCTGTCTGGTGCGAAAATTAGGGGCACCGGGCCAGCCAGAGTTGGCGATGGGCGCAATTACCTTGGGCGGTCTGCGGGTCATTAATCAAGATATTGTGGATTACTTGAAAATTACGACGACAGAGATAGCCCGAGTACAACAAGAAGAAGAGCAGGAAATTGCCCGACGCAATGCTTGCTATCGTCGTGGGCTACCCCTTCCAGTTCTAAAAGGAAAAACGGTGATTTTAGTCGATGACGGCGTGGCTACGGGGGCGACTCTCCAGGGGGCAATCGCCATCACTGAACAACAGGGGCCAAGGCAACTGATCGTAGCTGTTCCTGTGATTGCACCGGATAGCTACCAACAACTCTGCCAGCGCGTCGATCGGGTATTTTGCCTCTTGCAACCCGCTCCCCTGCAATCTATTGGGCTATGGTACGAAGACTTTAGCCAAGTGCCGGATGAGGTTGTCTGCCATTATCTCAATTTGGCCCTACGCCTCCAGAATCCCCCGGCCTAG
- a CDS encoding Tic20 family protein has product MTWRGSVDVKDKIFGALVYLIPLLDAFMFGKFLLTQFPALALIYLPLGPLLQFYYQFPFGSFIVFLALFFAVVRNERISHFIRFNAMQAILMGILLSLFGLIMQYVFVGLGIDLLTETLYNFAFLGAIVATGYSIVQSILGRYAEIPTISEAAYSQVRW; this is encoded by the coding sequence ATGACCTGGCGTGGTTCGGTGGATGTCAAAGATAAAATTTTTGGAGCGCTTGTTTACCTCATTCCCCTGCTGGATGCTTTCATGTTCGGCAAATTTCTCTTGACCCAGTTTCCTGCTCTCGCTTTAATTTACCTTCCTCTAGGGCCTTTGCTCCAGTTTTACTACCAGTTTCCCTTCGGTTCCTTCATTGTTTTTCTGGCGCTTTTCTTCGCGGTAGTGAGAAATGAGCGGATCTCCCATTTCATTCGCTTCAATGCCATGCAGGCCATCCTGATGGGGATTTTACTATCCCTATTTGGTCTAATTATGCAGTACGTCTTTGTTGGCCTAGGCATTGACCTCCTCACGGAAACCCTCTATAACTTCGCTTTTTTGGGGGCTATCGTCGCCACCGGCTACAGTATTGTCCAGTCTATCCTCGGCCGCTACGCAGAAATTCCCACTATCTCAGAGGCCGCTTATTCCCAGGTGCGATGGTAA